One Pectobacterium polaris DNA window includes the following coding sequences:
- a CDS encoding CoA pyrophosphatase, whose amino-acid sequence MSEIALPPTAFALNDFITRFQLQLPPSLRPVHQQRQAAVLVPIICHPTPTLLLTRRSADLRKHAGQVAFPGGAADKEDRSIIETALREAQEEVAIPPENVQVLGVLPPLDSVSGFQVTPVVGLIAPQTRFHPNEDEVAELFEMPLDEAFALTRYYPLDIERKQQRHRVYLSWYQQQFVWGLTAAIIHQLALQISDKP is encoded by the coding sequence ATGAGTGAGATCGCCTTGCCGCCAACGGCTTTTGCGCTGAACGATTTTATTACGCGCTTTCAGTTACAGCTTCCGCCATCGCTGCGGCCTGTGCACCAGCAGCGTCAGGCTGCGGTTCTGGTGCCGATTATTTGTCACCCTACGCCCACGCTGTTATTGACCCGACGTTCTGCCGATCTGCGTAAGCATGCTGGGCAAGTGGCGTTCCCCGGCGGTGCGGCGGATAAAGAAGATCGTTCCATCATCGAAACAGCGCTGCGTGAAGCGCAGGAAGAAGTGGCTATTCCACCGGAAAACGTCCAGGTGCTGGGCGTATTGCCGCCGCTGGACAGCGTCAGTGGATTTCAGGTCACACCGGTCGTCGGGCTGATCGCTCCACAGACTCGCTTTCATCCCAATGAAGACGAGGTCGCCGAACTGTTTGAAATGCCGCTGGACGAGGCCTTCGCGTTGACGCGCTATTATCCACTGGATATCGAGCGCAAGCAGCAGCGTCATCGGGTTTATCTTTCCTGGTATCAGCAGCAGTTTGTCTGGGGGCTAACCGCCGCCATCATCCACCAGCTCGCCTTACAGATTTCCGACAAGCCCTAA
- the pabB gene encoding aminodeoxychorismate synthase component 1: MIAANTTHVTDTSDLTTATAAAAIHHALPYYPTVLLDRFAPFSQQPWAMLLHSGFADHPHNRFDIMVADPRVTLCTRGSKTEITRDGVTNIVDGDPFALLQQQLDSLALSAEAHPDFPFQGGALGLFGYDLGRQIETLPAQAEQDIDLPDMAVGLYDWALVADHHRKTLTLIVHHSLQARLDWLATPSVNAPKSDFSLTSAWQPNMSREAYGEKFRKIQDYLLAGDCYQVNLAQRFSAAYEGDEWQAFLRLSAGNKAPFSAFLRLPENTVISVSPERFLWLENHRIQTRPIKGTLPRLADPDADKQQAVRLANSEKDRSENLMIVDLLRNDIGRVAVPGSVRVPELFVVEPFPAVHHLVSTIEAQLPEDCPATTLLRACFPGGSITGAPKIRAMQIIEELEPQRRNAYCGSVGYISLCGTMDTNITIRTLLTERGRIYCWAGGGIVADSQEQAEYQETFDKVGRILPLLDGSQTIQVPSQ; encoded by the coding sequence ATGATTGCCGCTAATACGACTCACGTAACCGACACCAGCGATTTGACTACCGCGACGGCTGCCGCCGCTATTCATCACGCGCTGCCTTACTACCCGACCGTGCTGCTCGATCGCTTTGCGCCCTTTTCCCAACAGCCGTGGGCGATGTTGCTGCATTCCGGGTTTGCCGATCATCCGCATAATCGCTTCGATATTATGGTCGCCGATCCGCGAGTCACACTTTGCACGCGCGGAAGCAAAACGGAAATCACGCGTGACGGTGTAACGAACATCGTGGACGGCGATCCATTTGCTTTACTGCAACAGCAGCTTGATTCACTCGCGCTGTCCGCGGAAGCACATCCTGATTTCCCTTTTCAGGGGGGCGCACTTGGCCTGTTCGGCTATGATTTGGGACGTCAAATTGAAACGCTGCCCGCACAGGCCGAGCAAGATATTGATTTGCCGGATATGGCGGTGGGTCTATACGACTGGGCGCTGGTTGCCGATCACCATCGAAAAACGTTAACGTTGATCGTACATCATTCCCTTCAGGCACGGCTCGATTGGTTAGCGACTCCGTCCGTTAACGCCCCAAAATCCGATTTCAGCCTTACCAGCGCTTGGCAGCCGAATATGTCACGCGAAGCATATGGCGAAAAATTCCGCAAAATACAGGACTACCTTCTGGCGGGAGACTGCTATCAGGTCAATCTGGCGCAGCGCTTTTCCGCGGCTTACGAGGGCGATGAATGGCAGGCATTTTTACGACTGTCAGCAGGCAATAAAGCGCCCTTTTCCGCCTTCCTGCGCCTGCCGGAAAATACCGTCATCAGCGTATCGCCGGAACGCTTTCTCTGGCTGGAAAATCACCGCATTCAAACGCGCCCGATTAAAGGCACACTGCCGCGCCTCGCAGACCCAGATGCCGATAAACAACAGGCGGTGCGGCTCGCTAATTCGGAAAAAGATCGCTCAGAAAACCTGATGATTGTCGATCTGCTGCGTAACGACATCGGTCGTGTCGCGGTGCCGGGCAGCGTCCGTGTGCCGGAGCTGTTCGTCGTCGAACCTTTCCCCGCCGTGCACCATCTGGTCAGCACCATTGAAGCACAGCTACCGGAAGATTGCCCTGCAACCACGCTGCTACGCGCCTGTTTCCCCGGCGGCTCGATTACCGGCGCGCCCAAAATCCGCGCTATGCAGATTATTGAAGAACTGGAACCTCAGCGCCGCAATGCCTACTGCGGTAGCGTCGGCTATATCAGCCTGTGCGGCACCATGGATACCAATATCACCATCAGGACGCTATTAACCGAACGCGGCAGAATTTACTGCTGGGCGGGCGGCGGCATCGTCGCCGACAGTCAGGAACAGGCTGAATATCAGGAAACGTTTGATAAAGTGGGCCGCATTCTTCCCCTGCTGGATGGCTCCCAGACAATTCAGGTACCGAGTCAATGA
- a CDS encoding YoaH family protein produces the protein MIAGMPALTHKQQQDAVERIQELMSEGMSSGQAIALVAAEIRQNHQGDTVAMMFDEEDDEFNDNNDSDEEHHFDDGEEEEEQ, from the coding sequence ATGATTGCAGGTATGCCCGCGCTGACGCACAAGCAGCAGCAAGATGCTGTAGAGCGTATTCAGGAACTCATGTCTGAGGGCATGAGCAGCGGCCAGGCGATAGCACTGGTTGCGGCGGAGATCCGTCAGAATCATCAAGGCGACACCGTCGCGATGATGTTTGACGAAGAGGATGACGAATTTAACGACAATAATGACAGCGACGAAGAACACCATTTTGATGATGGTGAAGAGGAAGAAGAGCAGTAA
- a CDS encoding RidA family protein has protein sequence MAITRINPEARWSDAVIHNNTLYYTSVPENLDDDAQAQTENALGALDAILQQAGTEKSKLLDVTIFLADADDFAAMNAAWDAWVVAGSAPVRCTVQAKLMHPKFKVEIKAIAAI, from the coding sequence ATGGCGATCACACGAATTAATCCTGAAGCACGCTGGTCAGACGCCGTAATCCATAACAACACGCTCTATTACACCAGCGTGCCGGAAAATCTGGATGATGACGCACAGGCGCAAACGGAAAACGCGCTGGGCGCGTTAGATGCGATCCTGCAACAGGCGGGAACAGAGAAGAGCAAGCTGTTAGACGTGACGATTTTTCTCGCCGATGCGGATGATTTTGCCGCTATGAATGCCGCGTGGGATGCCTGGGTCGTGGCGGGTAGCGCGCCTGTACGCTGCACCGTGCAGGCTAAATTGATGCACCCGAAATTCAAAGTCGAAATCAAAGCGATTGCGGCGATATAA
- a CDS encoding ATP-dependent DNA helicase, producing the protein MTNDRVIDDFANDGVLAKAITGFKPREPQRQMAQAVMQAIDDKTALVVEAGTGTGKTYAYLAPALRSDKKVIISTGSKALQDQLYSRDLPTIAQALKYKGKLALLKGRSNYLCLERLEQQSLGGGDLPGETLSELVRLRGWSSETTEGDVTTCSGVAEDSAIWPLVTSTNDNCLGSDCPHYKECFVVKARRKAMDADIVVVNHHLYLADMVVKESGFAELIPESDVVIFDEAHQIPDIASQYFGQQLSSRQLLDLAKDIIIAYRTEVRDASQLQKSADRLTQSTQDFRLALGDPGFRGNLRDVLEQPSLQRALVLLDDALELCYDVAKLSLGRSALLDAAFERATLYRNRLKRLKDVQQPGYSYWYECNSRHFVLALTPLSVSDRFRELIKEKPAAWVFTSATLSVNDQLFHFTDRLGLDNANTLLLPSPFDYANQALLCVPRNLPETNRPGAAKRLAAMLRPLIEANQGRCFMLCTSHQMMRDLAAEFRATLTLPVLLQGETGKAQLLSQFVSAGNALLVATSSFWEGVDVRGDTLSCVIIDKLPFTSPDDPLLKARIEDCRLRGGEPFDDVQVPDAVITLKQGVGRLIRDVEDRGVIVICDNRLVMRPYGAVFLNSLPPTPRTRDIGQAINFLTRNT; encoded by the coding sequence GTGACGAACGATCGTGTAATTGATGATTTTGCTAATGACGGCGTGCTGGCGAAAGCGATCACAGGCTTCAAGCCTCGTGAACCACAGCGGCAGATGGCGCAGGCCGTCATGCAGGCTATCGACGATAAAACAGCGCTGGTGGTGGAAGCGGGTACCGGAACCGGTAAAACCTATGCCTACCTTGCGCCTGCTTTGCGTTCAGATAAAAAAGTCATCATTTCGACCGGATCAAAAGCGCTACAGGATCAGCTCTATAGCCGCGATTTACCAACGATCGCGCAGGCGCTGAAGTACAAAGGCAAATTAGCGTTGCTGAAAGGTCGCTCGAACTATCTCTGTCTGGAGCGGCTTGAACAGCAATCGCTGGGCGGCGGTGATTTACCCGGTGAAACGCTGAGCGAACTGGTTCGGCTGCGCGGCTGGTCGTCGGAAACGACGGAAGGCGATGTCACGACCTGTTCAGGCGTGGCGGAAGACAGCGCGATCTGGCCGTTAGTGACCAGCACCAACGATAACTGTCTGGGCAGCGACTGTCCGCACTATAAAGAGTGCTTCGTGGTGAAAGCTCGGCGTAAGGCGATGGATGCCGATATCGTGGTGGTTAACCACCATCTCTATCTCGCCGATATGGTGGTGAAGGAGAGCGGTTTTGCGGAGCTGATCCCAGAAAGCGACGTCGTCATTTTCGATGAAGCTCACCAGATTCCCGATATCGCCAGCCAATATTTCGGTCAGCAGCTTTCCAGCCGCCAACTGCTGGATCTGGCAAAAGACATCATCATTGCTTACCGCACCGAAGTGCGCGATGCCTCTCAACTGCAAAAAAGTGCCGATCGTCTGACGCAAAGTACGCAGGATTTTCGGCTGGCGCTGGGCGATCCGGGGTTTCGCGGCAATCTGCGTGATGTGCTCGAACAGCCGTCGCTTCAGCGTGCGCTGGTGCTGCTGGATGATGCGCTGGAGCTGTGTTACGACGTCGCGAAACTGTCGCTCGGGCGTTCAGCGCTGCTGGATGCCGCCTTTGAGCGCGCTACGCTTTATCGCAACCGCCTGAAACGGCTGAAAGACGTGCAGCAACCGGGTTACAGCTACTGGTATGAATGTAATTCACGTCATTTCGTGTTGGCGCTGACACCGTTGTCCGTCTCCGATCGCTTTCGTGAACTGATAAAAGAGAAGCCTGCGGCCTGGGTGTTTACCTCCGCGACGCTGTCTGTTAACGATCAACTCTTCCACTTCACCGATAGGCTGGGGCTGGATAACGCGAATACGCTCCTGTTACCCAGTCCGTTTGATTATGCCAATCAGGCGCTGCTCTGCGTCCCCCGTAATTTACCGGAAACCAATCGCCCCGGTGCGGCAAAAAGGCTGGCGGCGATGTTGCGGCCGTTGATCGAGGCGAATCAGGGGCGCTGTTTTATGCTGTGTACCTCGCATCAGATGATGCGCGATTTGGCAGCCGAATTCCGCGCCACGTTGACGCTACCGGTGCTGTTACAGGGAGAAACTGGCAAGGCGCAACTGCTGTCGCAGTTTGTGTCGGCGGGTAATGCCTTGCTGGTGGCGACAAGCAGCTTCTGGGAAGGGGTGGATGTGCGTGGCGATACGCTCTCCTGCGTCATTATCGATAAACTGCCCTTTACCTCGCCGGACGATCCGCTGCTGAAGGCGCGTATTGAAGACTGTCGCTTGCGTGGCGGTGAGCCTTTCGACGATGTACAGGTTCCCGATGCGGTGATTACCCTGAAGCAAGGCGTGGGTCGCCTCATTCGTGATGTTGAGGATCGCGGTGTGATTGTGATTTGCGATAATCGACTGGTGATGCGCCCGTATGGTGCCGTGTTCCTTAATAGCCTGCCGCCGACGCCACGTACCCGCGATATTGGGCAGGCGATTAATTTCCTGACGCGTAATACCTAA
- the tsaB gene encoding tRNA (adenosine(37)-N6)-threonylcarbamoyltransferase complex dimerization subunit type 1 TsaB: MSTRILALDTATEACSVALWNEGEIHSLFEICPREHTQRILPMVQQVLADSGLTLKDLDALAFGQGPGSFTGVRIGIGIAQGLALGADLPLLGVSSLATMAQGAFRLTQATQVLAAIDARMGEVYWGCYQRNADGGWQGESEEAVLKPEQVQALTAALSGEWATVGTGWETYPELVNHSSLVLSKGEVLLPQAQDMLPLACQLWQAGKAVSVENAQPRYLRNEVTWKKLPGRE; encoded by the coding sequence ATGTCTACGCGAATTCTAGCGCTTGATACCGCAACGGAAGCCTGTTCCGTCGCACTCTGGAATGAAGGTGAAATTCATTCTCTGTTCGAAATTTGTCCCCGTGAACACACACAACGTATTCTGCCGATGGTTCAGCAGGTGCTGGCCGACAGCGGCCTGACGCTCAAGGATCTTGATGCGCTGGCTTTTGGTCAGGGGCCGGGAAGTTTTACCGGTGTGCGGATTGGTATCGGTATTGCCCAAGGGCTGGCATTGGGAGCGGATTTACCGCTGCTTGGCGTATCGTCATTGGCGACCATGGCGCAGGGCGCTTTCCGCCTGACGCAGGCAACGCAGGTGCTGGCGGCCATCGATGCGCGAATGGGAGAAGTGTACTGGGGCTGCTATCAGCGCAATGCTGACGGCGGCTGGCAGGGTGAATCCGAGGAAGCGGTCTTGAAACCTGAGCAGGTGCAGGCATTAACTGCCGCGCTGTCAGGCGAATGGGCCACGGTAGGAACCGGATGGGAAACTTACCCTGAACTGGTAAACCATTCCTCACTGGTGTTATCAAAGGGCGAGGTGCTGTTGCCGCAGGCGCAGGACATGTTGCCGCTGGCCTGTCAGCTATGGCAGGCAGGAAAAGCGGTCAGCGTCGAGAATGCGCAACCGCGCTACCTGCGCAATGAAGTGACCTGGAAAAAGCTGCCCGGCCGCGAATAA
- a CDS encoding Slp family lipoprotein: protein MSVQIKNVHLNQKKARLCLAAAAALLLSGCVTVPDAIKGTSPTPQDDLVRVMNAPQIYVGQESRFGGRVVSIRNEANKTRLEIASMPLDSGAKPLLDMPSEGRFIAYVNRFLEPVDFKDQLVTVVGPIVGTEQGAIGDKPYRYVVIDAQGYKRWNVVQRLMVPPGGYGPWGWRAGYGYGWGPGWGFDGGWPGPARIENVVTE, encoded by the coding sequence ATGTCCGTACAAATAAAAAATGTGCATCTGAATCAGAAAAAAGCACGCCTCTGTCTGGCGGCGGCGGCAGCGCTGCTGCTTTCAGGCTGTGTCACGGTGCCGGATGCCATTAAAGGCACGTCACCAACGCCGCAGGACGATTTAGTGCGTGTGATGAATGCGCCGCAGATTTATGTCGGTCAGGAATCACGCTTTGGCGGACGAGTGGTCAGTATCCGCAATGAAGCGAATAAAACGCGGCTGGAAATTGCCAGCATGCCGCTGGATAGTGGCGCAAAACCGCTGCTGGATATGCCGTCAGAAGGGCGTTTTATTGCCTATGTGAATCGCTTTCTGGAACCCGTCGATTTTAAAGACCAACTGGTTACCGTTGTCGGGCCGATTGTCGGCACCGAACAGGGCGCTATCGGGGATAAACCCTATCGTTATGTCGTGATCGACGCGCAAGGCTATAAACGCTGGAATGTCGTGCAGCGTCTGATGGTGCCGCCCGGCGGCTATGGCCCGTGGGGATGGCGTGCGGGTTACGGCTACGGCTGGGGCCCCGGATGGGGATTTGACGGCGGTTGGCCGGGGCCGGCGCGCATTGAGAATGTCGTGACAGAATAA
- the fadD gene encoding long-chain-fatty-acid--CoA ligase FadD encodes MEKIWLSRYPADVPAEIDPDRYSSLIEMFENGVKRYADRPAFVNMGEVMTFRKLEERSRAFAAYLQNQLKLQKGDRVALMMPNLLQYPVALFGVLRAGMVVVNVNPLYTPRELEHQLKDSGASTIVIVSNFAHTLEKIVHNTAVKHVILTRMGDQLSTAKGTLVNFVVKYIKRLVPKYHLPDAISFRRVLQEGRRQQYIRPDIINTDLAFLQYTGGTTGVAKGAMLTHRNMLANLEQCKGAYGAVLREGTELVVTALPLYHIYALMVNGLLFFELGGKNLLITNPRDIPAVVKELKQYPFTAITGVNTLFNALLNNKEFHELDFSALRLSAGGGASVQQSVAERWEKLTGKHLLEGYGLTESSPVVSGNPYDLKHYSGSIGLPMPSTDVRIIDDNGNDAGPGESGELWVRGPQVMLGYWQQPAATDEVLKDGWLATGDVVTSDDEGFLRVIDRKKDMILVSGFNVYPTEIEDVISRHPKVSESAVVGVENEVSGEAVKAFVVRRDNSLTKEELITHCRRNLTGYKVPKEIEFRDDLPKSNVGKILRRELRGEKTAKKDAAA; translated from the coding sequence TTGGAAAAAATTTGGTTATCACGCTATCCGGCGGATGTGCCGGCGGAAATCGATCCAGATCGCTATTCGTCGTTGATTGAAATGTTTGAAAATGGCGTGAAGCGCTATGCCGATCGACCTGCGTTCGTCAACATGGGTGAAGTGATGACGTTTCGTAAGCTGGAAGAGCGGAGCCGGGCATTTGCGGCCTATCTGCAAAACCAGCTTAAATTGCAGAAAGGCGATCGCGTCGCGTTGATGATGCCCAATCTGCTGCAATATCCCGTCGCGCTGTTTGGCGTGTTGCGTGCAGGTATGGTGGTGGTTAACGTTAACCCGCTGTATACGCCACGTGAGTTGGAACATCAACTGAAAGACAGCGGTGCCAGCACGATTGTTATCGTGTCTAACTTTGCGCATACGCTGGAAAAGATCGTCCATAACACGGCAGTGAAGCACGTTATCCTGACTCGCATGGGTGACCAGCTCTCTACGGCAAAAGGCACGTTAGTTAACTTCGTGGTGAAATACATTAAGCGGCTGGTGCCCAAATACCATCTGCCGGATGCCATATCGTTTCGTCGTGTTTTGCAGGAAGGGCGGCGTCAGCAGTATATTCGTCCCGACATCATCAATACTGATTTAGCATTTCTGCAATATACCGGCGGCACCACGGGCGTCGCTAAAGGCGCCATGCTCACGCACCGCAATATGTTGGCGAATCTTGAGCAGTGTAAAGGCGCATACGGTGCCGTTTTGCGTGAAGGAACTGAGCTGGTAGTGACCGCACTCCCGCTGTACCACATCTATGCGCTGATGGTGAATGGCCTGCTGTTCTTTGAATTGGGCGGGAAGAATCTCCTGATTACTAACCCCCGCGATATTCCAGCGGTGGTGAAAGAGCTGAAGCAGTATCCGTTTACCGCAATCACGGGCGTGAATACGTTATTTAACGCGTTGCTCAATAATAAAGAATTCCATGAATTGGATTTTTCGGCACTGCGGCTATCCGCAGGTGGTGGCGCGTCAGTGCAGCAGTCGGTGGCAGAGCGCTGGGAAAAATTGACCGGTAAACATCTGCTCGAAGGCTACGGATTGACGGAGAGTTCTCCTGTAGTATCGGGCAACCCGTACGATCTGAAGCATTACAGCGGCAGTATTGGGCTACCGATGCCGTCAACGGATGTCAGAATCATTGATGATAACGGCAATGACGCAGGTCCGGGGGAATCCGGTGAGCTGTGGGTGCGTGGGCCGCAGGTGATGTTAGGGTACTGGCAGCAGCCTGCTGCGACGGATGAGGTGTTAAAAGACGGCTGGCTGGCGACGGGTGACGTTGTCACGTCTGATGATGAAGGATTCCTGCGGGTTATCGACCGTAAGAAAGACATGATTTTGGTTTCCGGCTTTAACGTCTATCCGACCGAAATTGAAGATGTGATCAGCCGTCATCCCAAAGTGTCCGAGTCGGCAGTGGTTGGGGTGGAGAATGAGGTCTCCGGTGAGGCAGTCAAAGCCTTTGTCGTCAGACGCGACAACTCGTTAACGAAAGAAGAACTCATTACCCACTGCCGCCGTAACCTTACGGGTTACAAAGTGCCGAAAGAGATCGAATTCCGCGACGATTTGCCGAAGTCTAACGTGGGGAAAATTCTGCGTCGCGAATTACGCGGCGAGAAAACGGCGAAGAAAGACGCTGCCGCCTGA